The nucleotide window cagcagcagcagcgccgggaCCGAGAGCTGGAGTCGGAGCAGCTGCCCCAGTAGGCAACGAGGTGGgtgcgggagcgggagcgggaacGGGAGCGGCAGCTGGAGCTGTTGGCCACCACACGGACCTCCACCTGCTGCGCTACCCGCCACcacgcgccggcgccagcccTGACGACAGCACCACCTGCAGCacgcccggcagcagcacaagcaccagcaccacctgccctgccgctgccgtcgcccctCCAGGTTCTGATACAGCCCCCGTCATCCCCccccacctccaccaccaccacacgtCCAGCTCCGGCCAGGGCGCTGCTGCGAGCAACCATAGCGACGGCACGGGCTGCCCCAGCTCCCGCTCCATCAGCGATAGCGGCTccagcccgtccgtcgccgcatcGAGCTCTCATCCTCACCACCTGCACCTgagccaccaccatcaacccCATCACactcaccagcagcagccccatcACGCCCACCAGCCGCTCTTCGCGCACTCGCACACGCTCGCCCACGCGCAGCATCCTCAGCTCCAGCTGCCCGACCAGCTCCACGCTCAGCTCCCGCAGCTACATCACCAACGTCAGACCCACCATTCTCAGCGTCAACCTCACGcccagcatcgccgccaccaccaccatcaccgccgccatcatccacagcagcagaaccagcatcagcatcaacatcagcatcagcatcagcatcagcaccagcatcagCTTCAACACCAGAACCAGCCCCAGCTTCACCAGCCTCAACATCAGTACAACCACCATCGTCAGCAccccccgccgcagcccttctacggcgccgtggccatggacgacCAGGGCAGCCACGGACTGGCCGCGCAGCAAGAGGCCGCAAAGGACTATCAGCCAGTCCTCGAGGTAAAACACCACACGGCTCTGCCCCGTTCCACGTGTCGCCTCAATGCGAGGCTCTTGCCCCTGGCTGTTCCCACGACGATACAGCCCGACCGCTGACCGACTGCAAGCAGGGTCCtctcgtcggcgacaagaCGCCCAGCGACGCAATCACACACGAGTACGCCAAGGCCGATGCCGTCTATGTCGACAAGACGGTGGTGAGTCGCTCCGTCATTCTACCGACAGCAACCTCCACCATGCTctccgcctgcccgcccgttcATTCTCCGTGACACCGCCCGCTGACGCGCCTGCCAGGCACTACCCCAGACATATTCGCACTACCGGCCAATCCAAGGCGATGGCAACTGTGGCTGGCGAGGTGCGTTCTCCTGTTCCATCTGGCGGCCAATGTCGTCGCTCCGTATTACGACCACACCGCCGCGACCCCCCTGCTGCCCACGTGTTGCGCagggcgacgcgacgcggcAACCCCCCGTCTGAATTGTCACATCTCCCGCTTGCCGTGCTTTACTAACATACGACTCCAGCCATTGGCTTCTCATACCTtgagaagctcgtcgaggccggcgaccaGGATAGGATGGAGGGTGAGGTGGCCCGCCTCATGAGTCTTAACCACATGCTCTCCACCGTTGGCGGCTACAGCTACTATGAGGACTGGGCCGACGAGATGCTGGGCCTTGTGCGCGACTTggccgccagcctcgccgaACCGGCCGTCGCTCACGCCATGCTACTGCAGCGCTGGAACGACACCTCGGTCGAGGGCAGCCTCATCTACTACCTGCGCCTCCTGGCCGCCACCTACCTcaaggccaacgccgccacctACGACCCCTTTGTGCCGGACGGCCAGGGGGTCCAGGCCTACTGCAGCCAGTCTGTCGAACCT belongs to Purpureocillium takamizusanense chromosome 1, complete sequence and includes:
- a CDS encoding Ubiquitinyl hydrolase 1 (EggNog:ENOG503NZ2J~MEROPS:MER0029056~COG:O), encoding MFQPHTALFGPPSSSCFAASPYGLALGFRIPPPPPPQAPPATQSAPVPVPAPPARRARDIRGRGAVTSARPASASASSFTPAPTTAAAAAAAAAAAAAAAAPGPRAGVGAAAPVGNEVGAGAGAGTGAAAGAVGHHTDLHLLRYPPPRAGASPDDSTTCSTPGSSTSTSTTCPAAAVAPPGSDTAPVIPPHLHHHHTSSSGQGAAASNHSDGTGCPSSRSISDSGSSPSVAASSSHPHHLHLSHHHQPHHTHQQQPHHAHQPLFAHSHTLAHAQHPQLQLPDQLHAQLPQLHHQRQTHHSQRQPHAQHRRHHHHHRRHHPQQQNQHQHQHQHQHQHQHQHQLQHQNQPQLHQPQHQYNHHRQHPPPQPFYGAVAMDDQGSHGLAAQQEAAKDYQPVLEGPLVGDKTPSDAITHEYAKADAVYVDKTVALPQTYSHYRPIQGDGNCGWRAIGFSYLEKLVEAGDQDRMEGEVARLMSLNHMLSTVGGYSYYEDWADEMLGLVRDLAASLAEPAVAHAMLLQRWNDTSVEGSLIYYLRLLAATYLKANAATYDPFVPDGQGVQAYCSQSVEPINREIEHLGIVALVNVLLKPAGIALEIAYLDRSPGSHVNTHRFTDDGDEGGQGLLPGAPAVYLLYRPDHYDILYRAPENPTPVTVNRMSSMSHDAHIASNNASLGAFSTLDFGALAMIPGFSDVSGMSSMSMPMPTPSTSSPVESAFSPGPQQSPWASPFADDVRMQVSQAAQPPAITAQPPTPSSPTSPVGPSPPMMPGCLSMDHKRPSLVPGGLAASAGYPIRFSPVQLEYDESNSGFRESSFQVKTSTFKNSVWNRAHYGNPDFHPEEWSPEDEGEARTTKKKGKRERE